The genomic stretch GTGGTGTTGCGCTTGTTCTTCTCGGTGGCGTAGTTACGGCGCTTGCACTCGGTGCACTCCAGGAGGATTTTGATGCGGACTTCGCTGGCCATGGTTCACCCCCTTTCCCCAAAGAGGCGGCTTTCCGCCCCTGATTACTCCAGGATCTTGGTGACCACGCCGGCGCCCACGGTCCGCCCACCCTCACGGATGGCAAACC from Thermus caldifontis encodes the following:
- the rpmG gene encoding 50S ribosomal protein L33; the encoded protein is MASEVRIKILLECTECKRRNYATEKNKRNTTGKLELRKYCPWCDKHTVHKEVKV